The following proteins come from a genomic window of Thiothrix winogradskyi:
- a CDS encoding putative RNA methyltransferase: protein MNPVFWRCPLCNESLTLVERSLVCANRHSFDRAKEGYVNLLLVNRKHSADPGDNKAMLDSRRYFLQQGFYAPLAMALGAAIREHFPDTEQALTLLDAGCGEGYYLNQLVQSLGANVQGYGTDISRAAMRLAAKQYPALSFAVASSFAVPLPDASVDVLVRVFAPASEAEIVRVLKPGGLYLWAYPAAQHLFELRQLIYDTPQPHTVEVLPPLENMRECPPLAVSYPITLSDQANIAALLHMTPYYWSASAAKQADCHHLASLDLTVDFAVRMMRKHLN from the coding sequence ATGAATCCCGTGTTTTGGCGTTGTCCGTTATGTAATGAATCGCTGACTTTGGTTGAGCGCAGTCTTGTCTGTGCCAACCGCCACAGTTTCGACCGTGCGAAAGAAGGTTACGTGAACCTGCTGTTGGTTAACCGCAAGCATTCGGCTGATCCCGGTGATAATAAAGCGATGTTGGATAGCCGTCGCTATTTCTTGCAACAGGGATTTTACGCGCCGTTAGCAATGGCATTGGGGGCGGCGATTCGTGAGCATTTCCCTGACACTGAGCAGGCGTTGACCTTGTTGGATGCCGGTTGTGGCGAAGGCTATTACCTCAACCAATTGGTGCAATCCCTCGGTGCTAATGTGCAAGGTTATGGCACGGATATTTCGCGGGCGGCAATGCGGCTGGCGGCGAAACAATACCCCGCATTGTCATTCGCGGTGGCTTCCAGCTTTGCTGTGCCGTTGCCGGATGCGTCGGTGGATGTGTTGGTGCGCGTGTTTGCGCCTGCCTCTGAAGCCGAGATTGTGCGCGTATTGAAACCGGGCGGGTTGTATTTGTGGGCATACCCCGCCGCCCAGCATTTGTTCGAGCTGCGCCAGTTGATTTACGACACGCCGCAACCGCATACGGTGGAAGTATTGCCGCCGCTGGAAAATATGCGAGAATGCCCGCCGTTGGCAGTCAGTTACCCTATTACCTTGTCGGATCAGGCAAACATAGCAGCATTGTTGCACATGACCCCGTATTACTGGTCAGCAAGTGCCGCAAAACAAGCCGATTGCCATCACTTAGCGTCATTGGATTTGACGGTGGATTTTGCCGTGCGGATGATGCGTAAACACCTTAACTGA
- a CDS encoding beta-propeller domain-containing protein, which yields MKTSTFARFLPVLCVPWLVSCASLDAPVDNETGGLKKTSAAELRDYLLKSYQQPQYSPAMGAPVAMAAPAPAAASGAARTPAFSTTNLQERGVDEADLIKTDGRHVYAIGAPNNQNYQDNTLRIMQINDGGKNLQEVKRLTLPEGSSLQNLYLAGKQRRLVTLGNAYQAMPVPMPMPAGTARMMPPPYMMPRPQQTELNYIDVRQPEKAASTLKVQLDGNLNASRRVDDTLYLVLQSYPHINMNSGLDKLTAQDFLPTYRTADGKTGALVTADDCYVNRPPKTADADSGYYSNNIISVVAIDLNATDFRFKSRCYVGNTETLYASPQALYLATTDYQYNQAQGARSNTGIHKFAFTGTDIAYRGSGSVPGHLSGQEASFRFSEQDGYLRVITQNDQFSDPSMAITAPYGKSPGILSILKEGGTDGLQLVSQLPNRKRPQHIGKPEEQLYASRFVGDQAYLITFRSTDPLYVLDLTNPQDPYIAGELEIPGFSDYLHPVGKHLLLGIGKDALPDPQGEFRGAWYQGMKLSLFDTSKPGEMKEVDKLILGKRGTDSAALHDHHAVTTLPVGTDLRVALPIKLHDTPQAGMQGQPSDYYGHTQTGLYRFEVDKAAKKIRQLPPLITERGREEYWSYPQNDRSVMIGDYVHYFHNGNFWSQRW from the coding sequence ATGAAAACGTCAACATTCGCCCGCTTTTTACCCGTACTGTGTGTACCTTGGTTGGTTTCCTGCGCCTCGTTAGACGCACCGGTTGATAATGAAACCGGCGGATTGAAAAAAACCAGCGCGGCGGAATTACGCGATTACCTGCTGAAATCGTACCAGCAGCCGCAATATTCCCCAGCAATGGGCGCACCAGTCGCGATGGCAGCGCCTGCACCGGCTGCCGCATCCGGTGCTGCCAGAACGCCTGCTTTTTCCACCACCAATCTGCAAGAACGCGGGGTCGATGAAGCTGATCTCATTAAAACCGACGGTCGCCATGTCTACGCGATCGGCGCACCCAACAACCAGAATTACCAAGACAACACCCTGCGGATTATGCAGATCAACGACGGCGGCAAAAACCTACAAGAAGTCAAACGCCTGACCCTGCCCGAAGGCAGCAGCCTGCAAAATCTTTACCTCGCCGGTAAACAACGCCGCTTGGTGACGCTGGGCAATGCGTATCAAGCCATGCCTGTTCCCATGCCAATGCCCGCCGGAACAGCGCGTATGATGCCACCACCTTACATGATGCCGCGTCCGCAACAAACCGAATTGAACTACATCGACGTGCGCCAGCCTGAAAAAGCCGCGTCCACCCTAAAAGTGCAATTGGATGGCAATCTCAACGCCAGTCGCCGCGTCGATGATACGCTGTATTTGGTGCTGCAAAGTTACCCACACATCAACATGAATAGCGGGCTGGATAAACTCACCGCACAAGACTTTCTGCCTACCTATCGCACCGCTGATGGTAAAACAGGCGCATTGGTCACGGCGGATGATTGCTACGTCAACCGTCCACCCAAGACGGCTGATGCGGATTCCGGCTATTACAGCAACAATATTATCAGCGTGGTCGCAATCGACTTGAACGCCACCGATTTCCGCTTCAAGAGCCGTTGCTACGTGGGCAATACCGAAACCTTGTACGCTTCACCGCAAGCGCTCTACCTCGCCACCACCGATTACCAATACAACCAAGCACAAGGCGCTCGCAGCAATACCGGCATTCACAAGTTTGCTTTCACCGGCACTGACATTGCTTACCGTGGTAGCGGCTCCGTGCCGGGGCATTTGAGCGGGCAGGAAGCCTCATTCCGTTTCAGCGAACAGGATGGTTATCTGCGCGTCATTACCCAAAATGACCAATTCAGTGACCCATCAATGGCAATTACCGCCCCTTACGGCAAATCCCCCGGTATCCTCAGCATCCTCAAAGAAGGCGGCACAGACGGTTTGCAACTGGTATCACAATTGCCCAACCGCAAACGCCCGCAACACATTGGCAAACCCGAAGAACAGCTTTACGCCTCCCGCTTTGTCGGTGATCAGGCGTATTTAATCACCTTCCGCAGCACTGACCCGCTGTATGTGCTGGATTTGACCAACCCACAAGATCCGTACATCGCGGGTGAGTTGGAAATTCCCGGCTTCTCTGACTACCTGCACCCCGTCGGCAAACACTTGCTGCTGGGCATTGGTAAAGATGCGCTGCCCGACCCACAGGGTGAGTTCCGGGGCGCATGGTATCAAGGCATGAAACTTTCCCTGTTCGACACCAGCAAACCGGGTGAGATGAAGGAAGTCGATAAGCTGATTCTCGGCAAACGCGGCACCGATTCCGCCGCGCTGCACGATCACCATGCGGTGACTACATTGCCGGTGGGGACGGATTTGCGGGTGGCGTTGCCGATCAAGTTGCACGATACCCCGCAAGCAGGAATGCAGGGGCAACCGTCTGATTATTACGGTCACACCCAAACCGGGCTATACCGTTTTGAAGTGGACAAAGCTGCCAAGAAGATCCGTCAGTTGCCCCCGCTGATTACTGAGCGCGGGCGTGAAGAATATTGGAGCTACCCGCAGAATGACCGCAGCGTGATGATTGGCGATTACGTGCATTATTTCCACAATGGGAATTTCTGGTCACAACGTTGGTAA
- the btuB gene encoding TonB-dependent vitamin B12 receptor, producing the protein MKLSPLAAQCGTVTLCLLASPLVLAEEATTLDEIVVTADRKARTIDETLAPVSIITRADIEKYQASSIPDVLRRLPGISLSNSGGVGKATSVFIRGTNSSHVLVLVDGIKMGSATTGTVAFEDLPLDQVDRIEVVRGPRSSLYGSEAIGGVIQIFTRKGGNAGKGFQPEISVSAGSRNTQKANVNLAGGNATTWYNLNAGTEQTDGFNATANNREPDADGYERESVSLRAGHRFANGTDADVSLLQAQGSNEYDGSFGNQSEFVQQAVSGKLRHTLGDKAVLTAQLGQSKDESDNFKDGDFKSRFNTTRTTATVQADVQVTSNSSLTVGIDQQNDKVDSDTTYDVTSRNNTGVFSSYQHSIGATQFDVSARHDDNEQFGKHTTGGVAVGHDLNNGMRVTAAYGTAFKAPTFNNLYYPFSGDTSLQPEESQNLELGVSGKAASDKVRWSANAFSNTIDNLISYPPPTYAVSQTDKARIQGVELSAGTQVAGWEVNANLTLQKPENRSGADAGKNLIYRPEQLASVDIDRDLGKFRVGATLRGESQRYTDTANTDSKKLAGYGTLDLRADYQVAKDWTVGAKLSNVLDKDYQTNNGYNQDGMNGLVTVKYAPK; encoded by the coding sequence ATGAAATTATCCCCTCTTGCTGCACAGTGCGGCACTGTTACCCTTTGCCTGTTAGCATCCCCGTTGGTATTGGCAGAAGAAGCCACCACCCTCGATGAAATCGTTGTCACGGCTGACCGCAAAGCCCGTACCATTGACGAAACCTTAGCCCCGGTCAGCATTATTACCCGTGCGGACATTGAAAAATACCAAGCCAGCAGCATCCCTGACGTGCTGCGTCGTCTGCCCGGCATCTCCCTCAGCAACAGCGGTGGGGTCGGTAAAGCGACGTCCGTTTTCATACGCGGTACGAATTCCAGCCACGTATTGGTGCTGGTTGACGGCATTAAAATGGGTTCAGCAACCACGGGTACGGTAGCATTTGAAGACCTGCCACTGGATCAGGTAGACCGTATCGAAGTGGTGCGTGGCCCGCGTTCCAGCTTGTACGGGTCGGAAGCGATTGGTGGCGTTATCCAGATTTTCACCCGAAAAGGCGGCAACGCTGGCAAAGGTTTCCAACCGGAAATAAGCGTGAGTGCGGGCAGCCGCAATACCCAAAAAGCCAACGTCAATCTGGCAGGCGGTAATGCGACCACTTGGTACAACCTCAATGCAGGCACAGAACAAACCGACGGTTTCAACGCTACCGCCAATAACCGCGAGCCGGATGCGGACGGTTACGAACGTGAAAGCGTTTCCCTACGTGCCGGACACCGTTTTGCCAATGGCACGGATGCAGATGTTTCCTTGCTGCAAGCGCAAGGCAGCAATGAGTATGACGGCTCTTTCGGCAACCAAAGCGAGTTTGTGCAACAAGCAGTCAGCGGCAAGTTGCGCCACACACTTGGCGATAAAGCCGTGTTGACCGCGCAACTTGGGCAGTCAAAGGACGAAAGTGACAATTTCAAGGACGGTGATTTCAAGAGCCGTTTTAACACCACCCGCACGACAGCAACCGTGCAAGCTGATGTGCAAGTCACCAGCAACAGCTCCTTGACAGTCGGCATTGACCAGCAAAACGACAAGGTGGACAGTGACACGACCTACGATGTGACTAGCCGCAACAATACGGGGGTGTTTAGCAGTTATCAGCACTCAATCGGCGCAACTCAATTCGATGTTTCGGCGCGTCATGATGACAATGAGCAATTTGGCAAGCATACCACTGGCGGTGTTGCGGTCGGGCATGATCTCAACAATGGAATGCGGGTGACAGCGGCTTATGGCACGGCATTTAAAGCCCCAACCTTCAATAATCTGTATTACCCGTTTAGCGGTGATACCAGCTTGCAGCCGGAAGAGTCACAAAATCTGGAACTCGGTGTTTCCGGTAAAGCAGCCAGTGACAAGGTACGTTGGTCTGCCAATGCCTTCAGCAATACCATCGACAATCTGATTAGCTACCCACCGCCAACTTACGCGGTGAGCCAAACCGACAAGGCGCGGATTCAGGGCGTGGAACTGAGTGCAGGAACGCAGGTAGCAGGCTGGGAGGTTAACGCGAACCTTACCCTCCAGAAACCCGAAAACCGCAGCGGTGCAGATGCCGGTAAAAACCTGATTTACCGCCCCGAACAGCTTGCCAGTGTGGATATTGACCGTGACCTTGGCAAATTCCGCGTGGGTGCAACCCTGCGTGGCGAAAGCCAGCGTTATACTGATACCGCCAATACCGACAGCAAAAAGCTGGCGGGTTACGGCACACTGGACTTACGCGCCGATTACCAAGTTGCCAAAGACTGGACAGTCGGGGCAAAACTCAGCAACGTATTGGATAAAGATTACCAAACCAACAATGGCTATAATCAGGACGGTATGAACGGCTTGG